One Microcaecilia unicolor chromosome 8, aMicUni1.1, whole genome shotgun sequence DNA window includes the following coding sequences:
- the LOC115476334 gene encoding toll-like receptor 13, with product MNGLGFISAVFYFEICFFSGVQSYGFRNCIRNYKNPNSYMCVQRFLQKVDSAVSDLPSDVLYLNVSHNNITQLTRGSFRHLQELVLLRLDFNNLEMIYDGAFENLTSLRTLNISSNTIANLSQGAFRGLGNLSLLLLQNNKLLQIQEGTFHLLESLATLDLSFNLLGNFNDVVHSLSSLKNLRILNLCGNRLSSLEHVAEFPRSLSNLSLCNNNLSVIDSRPDLFGDVRYLDLSYNHIETSTLVKVNLRNVTYLLLANNLGLDIFMVLQSRIINPHNIDYSGLGLNNKHKLSQLCEGLMGKTVQTLSLHNNSIRTLEKDTFTRCPGIKTLDLSRNVLRRIDCLVFVKKRHDLEVLIVEHNLLNRLVSCSRVSLKFKRLRYISLKFNRILTVADAAFSYAPQLQELNLSINSIANLNRSALKHLQKLQILRLDNNLITDLCKESFEDLTSLQILILRNNRVSVIFNQTFYKLEHLYILDLGGNIIKHLNKSSFEGLRNLSKLYLDGNQISKIDDTMFSCVQNSLQVLDLARNYLRYISTRTKMSPFQKMSNLSDLKLQAQQPFGINIIPPSFFKGLTSLQSLFLSRNKLLSIPPDVFDDLSQLRYLSLSDACNGIQNLPAGIFKNLTSLRELNLENIGLRSLTLEVFGNLTQLGSLTLMKNALKIVNSSVMTSLPNLRYLDLRKCPLTCTCQNSWFVGWLNNSKVQIVYPYNHSCEANPQTYISAIDTHICFLDIGQRLFWGTAPALILFMLLPITYRKCYWRIKYNFYIFRSWFNEYWRWKEEEHFKYDAFVSYNSYDEAWVLQELLPNLETNNPSSFRLCLHHRDFELGRDIVDNIVDSIYQSRKTICIISRSYLQSEWCSLEIQLASYRLFDELKDVLVLIFLEKIPDRELSVYHRMRKVMLKKTYINWPLEPEAQKLFWTKIRKALKGSPPSEEDSSQSTIAV from the coding sequence ATGAACGGGTTGGGGTTCATCTCCGCTGTCTTTTATTTTGAGATATGCTTTTTCTCCGGGGTGCAGAGCTACGGCTTCCGAAACTGTATCAGAAACTACAAAAACCCCAACAGCTACATGTGCGTCCAGCGATTCCTGCAGAAAGTGGACAGCGCCGTGTCTGACCTGCCATCAGACGTCCTCTACCTGAACGTTTCCCACAACAACATCACCCAGCTGACCCGGGGAAGCTTCCGTCACCTCCAAGAACTGGTTCTCCTGCGGCTGGACTTCAACAACCTGGAAATGATCTACGATGGGGCGTTTGAGAATCTGACATCTCTGAGGACTCTAAATATTTCTTCTAACACAATAGCCAACCTTTCTCAGGGTGCATTCCGGGGCCTCGGGAATTTATCACTCCTTCTGCTGCAGAACAATAAACTCCTCCAGATTCAAGAAGGCACGTTCCATTTATTGGAGAGTCTTGCAACTTTAGACTTATCCTTCAACCTCCTAGGCAATTTCAACGATGTGGTGCACTCCCTCTCATCTCTGAAAAACCTACGGATCCTGAATCTCTGCGGTAATCGTTTGTCTTCATTGGAGCACGTTGCCGAGTTCCCCAGATCTCTTTCCAACCTCTCTCTCTGCAATAATAATCTGAGCGTCATTGACAGCCGGCCTGACCTTTTCGGAGATGTCCGATATCTGGATCTGTCATACAATCACATCGAAACATCTACTTTAGTCAAAGTGAATTTACGAAATGTGACGTATTTGCTTCTGGCAAACAATTTGGGTTTAGATATATTTATGGTTCTCCAGAGTAGAATTATCAATCCACATAACATTGACTATTCTGGGTTAGGTCTGAATAATAAGCATAAGCTGTCTCAATTATGCGAAGGCTTGATGGGGAAAACCGTCCAGACACTTTCTTTGCACAATAACTCTATCAGAACCCTGGAGAAGGACACATTTACCCGCTGCCCAGGGATTAAGACTTTGGATTTGTCCCGAAATGTCCTCAGACGCATCGATTGCTTGGTTTTTGTGAAGAAACGGCATGATTTAGAAGTTCTCATTGTGGAGCACAACCTGTTGAACAGATTAGTAAGCTGCAGCCGCGTATCCTTGAAGTTCAAAAGGCTGCGCTACATCTCCTTGAAGTTCAACCGAATTTTGACTGTTGCCGACGCCGCTTTTTCCTACGCTCCTCAACTTCAAGAATTAAACCTGAGCATTAACAGCATTGCCAACTTGAACAGGTCTGCGTTGAAACACCTTCAAAAACTCCAGATCCTCCGCCTCGATAACAATCTCATAACAGATTTATGCAAAGAGAGCTTCGAGGACCTCACCAGCCTCCAGATCTTGATCTTGCGGAACAACAGGGTGTCCGTCATCTTTAACCAAACTTTTTATAAACTGGAACACCTCTACATTCTGGACCTGGGAGGCAATATAATCAAACATTTAAACAAGTCTTCTTTCGAGGGCTTGAGAAATTTGTCCAAGTTGTACCTGGATGGCAATCAGATCAGTAAGATAGATGATACCATGTTCTCCTGTGTGCAAAATTCTCTCCAGGTTCTGGATCTGGCAAGAAACTACCTGCGTTACATCTCCACCAGGACTAAGATGTCTCCATTCCAGAAGATGAGCAATCTCTCGGAcctcaaacttcaggctcagcaGCCTTTTGGAATTAACATTATCCCACCCAGCTTCTTCAAAGGCCTCACTTCCCTGCAATCCCTTTTCTTGTCCCGGAACAAACTTCTGTCCATTCCTCCAGATGTGTTTGATGATCTGAGCCAGCTGAGATACCTCAGCCTGTCAGACGCCTGCAATGGCATACAGAATCTGCCAGCCGGAATCTTCAAAAACTTGACCAGCCTTCGAGAACTAAACCTAGAGAATATAGGTCTGCGGTCCCTTACACTGGAAGTGTTTGGCAACCTCACCCAGCTAGGCTCACTCACTCTCATGAAAAATGCTTTGAAGATTGTGAACAGCAGTGTGATGACCAGCCTGCCCAACCTGCGGTACCTGGACCTCCGCAAGTGCCCTCTGACCTGCACCTGCCAGAACAGCTGGTTCGTGGGCTGGCTGAACAACAGCAAGGTGCAGATTGTGTATCCTTACAACCACTCCTGTGAAGCCAACCCTCAAACCTACATTTCTGCCATTGATACGCATATCTGCTTCCTAGATATAGGACAACGCCTCTTCTGGGGAACAGCGCCAGCACTGATTCTCTTCATGCTTCTTCCTATCACCTACCGAAAATGCTACTGGCGCATCAAATACAACTTCTATATTTTCCGCTCTTGGTTCAATGAGTATTGGAGATGGAAAGAGGAAGAGCACTTCAAGTATGATGCCTTCGTCTCCTACAACTCCTACGATGAGGCTTGGGTATTACAGGAGCTCTTACCCAACCTGGAAACTAACAATCCTTCTTCCTTCCGACTTTGTCTCCACCACAGAGATTTTGAGCTCGGGAGGGATATCGTAGACAATATTGTGGATAGCATCTACCAAAGCAGGAAAACCATCTGCATCATCAGCAGGAGCTACCTGCAAAGTGAATGGTGCTCTTTGGAGATCCAGCTGGCTAGTTACAGGCTCTTTGATGAGCTGAAGGATGTTCTTGTATTAATCTTCTTGGAGAAGATCCCTGACAGAgaactctctgtctatcacagaATGAGGAAGGTCATGCTGAAGAAGACCTACATCAACTGGCCTTTGGAGCCAGAGGCCCAGAAGCTTTTCTGGACAAAGATCCGGAAAGCCTTGAAGGGAAGTCCCCCCTCAGAAGAGGACAGCAGCCAGTCTACTATAGCAGTGTAA